The Chryseobacterium aureum genome contains a region encoding:
- a CDS encoding TonB-dependent receptor plug domain-containing protein produces the protein MRIKYISIFFLGATTLSYAQQIKDTLKESKIDEVAITGSRNKKRTVVNTPVPIDIIDIKQVSQSTGQVEINQLLQFSAPSFNSNKQSGSDGADAVDPATLRGLGPDQTLLLLNGKRYHQSSLINLFGTKGRGNTGYDMNTIPIGAIKRVEVLRDGASAQYGSDAIAGVINVILNDRDKGFEGNLFTGMNLFKSPGNNDVVSDHKIDGTTFDFSGNLGTKIGSKGGFGNFTVEFINKDYAIRNANPDIYNDPAPAPRQRFGDAKAQNIYFFGNIELPLSDGLKFYSRQGFSHRNTKAYAWTRSADADGNIPEVYPTGFNPIENTSITDFTFDNGLKFKVADWDVDFYNAFGNNRFTYQIDNTINATLGIKSPTSFNAGGHSLLQNTTGFNAVKQFKVLEGLNVAFGSEFRYEKFDIIKGEEASYAMYDINGNVVTKDTPQNLLVTVPGSNPIRYRPGGSQGFPGYSTNIGKSRNNFAAFVDTELDITKNWMISVAGRFENYNDFGSTLNGKFATRYAITPQLAFRGSISTGFRAPSLAQKYYSQQFTNFQGGQLVTIQLASNDSKLASSLGIPQLKQETSLNGSAGFTFNTGKFTATIDGYYIRVKDRIVLTGYFAQADLPAEVQAENPFIDQVQFFSNAIDTKTKGVDLILSYSENLGSGKLTATLAGNYNDMEITKVNTSEQLAGKEDIYLSARERAFILASAPKTKVNLNLNYRINKFNANLQMVRFDKVTLIGYDNAEQVYNPKVTTDLSFGYEFCKNLNLTLGSKNLFNRYPTLQTTQVTSGNTESGGIFDPVQMGFAGRQVFARLNFKF, from the coding sequence ATGAGAATAAAATACATCAGCATTTTTTTCCTGGGAGCTACTACCCTCTCCTATGCCCAGCAGATCAAGGATACTTTGAAAGAGTCAAAGATTGATGAGGTAGCCATTACCGGAAGCCGGAATAAAAAGAGAACCGTGGTCAATACCCCCGTTCCTATTGACATTATAGACATTAAACAGGTAAGCCAGTCAACAGGACAGGTGGAGATCAACCAGCTTCTGCAATTCTCCGCCCCCTCTTTCAATTCCAACAAGCAATCAGGATCTGATGGTGCTGATGCCGTAGATCCGGCCACTTTAAGAGGCCTTGGCCCGGATCAGACTTTGCTTTTGTTAAATGGAAAAAGATATCACCAATCCTCACTGATCAATCTATTCGGAACCAAAGGAAGAGGAAATACCGGTTATGATATGAATACCATCCCAATTGGTGCGATAAAAAGAGTAGAAGTGCTTCGTGACGGCGCTTCCGCACAATATGGCTCAGATGCCATCGCAGGAGTAATCAATGTGATTCTTAATGATCGGGATAAAGGCTTCGAAGGAAATCTGTTTACAGGTATGAACCTTTTCAAAAGCCCGGGCAATAATGATGTGGTTTCTGATCATAAAATAGACGGCACCACCTTTGATTTCAGTGGAAATTTAGGAACCAAGATAGGTTCAAAAGGAGGTTTTGGAAATTTCACGGTAGAATTTATCAATAAAGATTACGCCATCCGGAATGCTAATCCAGACATTTACAATGATCCGGCTCCGGCTCCAAGACAGCGTTTCGGAGATGCCAAGGCTCAAAATATCTATTTTTTCGGAAATATAGAACTTCCATTATCAGATGGGCTGAAATTCTATTCCCGTCAGGGTTTTTCCCATAGAAATACCAAAGCTTACGCATGGACCAGATCAGCCGATGCAGATGGAAACATTCCGGAAGTTTATCCTACCGGATTCAACCCGATTGAAAACACCAGTATTACAGATTTCACGTTTGATAATGGCTTAAAATTCAAAGTTGCTGACTGGGATGTGGATTTTTACAATGCCTTTGGCAACAATAGGTTTACGTACCAGATCGACAATACCATTAATGCAACTTTAGGAATCAAATCTCCTACAAGCTTTAATGCGGGAGGACATTCCCTGCTGCAGAATACAACGGGTTTCAATGCCGTTAAACAGTTTAAAGTACTGGAAGGACTAAACGTTGCTTTCGGATCTGAATTCAGATATGAAAAATTTGATATTATTAAAGGAGAGGAAGCCTCCTATGCTATGTATGATATCAATGGAAATGTAGTTACAAAAGATACTCCCCAAAATTTATTGGTAACAGTTCCTGGTTCTAATCCTATACGTTATCGTCCGGGGGGGTCTCAGGGATTCCCAGGTTATTCCACTAATATCGGGAAAAGCAGAAATAACTTTGCTGCCTTTGTAGACACCGAACTTGACATTACTAAAAACTGGATGATAAGTGTAGCCGGAAGATTTGAAAATTATAATGATTTCGGAAGCACCTTGAATGGCAAGTTTGCCACCAGATACGCGATCACCCCTCAGCTGGCCTTCAGAGGTTCTATTTCTACAGGATTCAGAGCTCCTTCTCTTGCCCAGAAATACTACAGCCAGCAGTTTACCAACTTCCAGGGAGGCCAGTTGGTTACTATTCAGCTGGCATCTAATGACAGCAAGCTGGCAAGCAGTCTTGGAATTCCTCAACTGAAGCAGGAAACATCCCTAAATGGTAGTGCCGGGTTTACTTTCAATACCGGAAAATTCACGGCAACAATAGACGGGTACTATATCCGTGTGAAAGACAGAATTGTTCTTACCGGGTATTTTGCCCAGGCAGACTTACCGGCAGAGGTTCAGGCGGAAAATCCATTTATCGATCAGGTACAGTTTTTCTCCAATGCCATTGACACCAAAACCAAGGGAGTAGACCTTATCTTAAGCTATAGTGAAAATTTGGGGTCTGGAAAACTGACCGCCACTTTAGCAGGAAACTACAACGACATGGAAATCACGAAAGTGAATACTTCAGAACAGCTGGCCGGGAAAGAAGATATTTACCTGAGTGCCAGAGAAAGAGCATTTATTCTTGCCTCTGCACCCAAAACAAAAGTAAATTTAAATCTTAACTATAGAATCAATAAGTTCAATGCAAACCTTCAGATGGTAAGGTTTGATAAAGTTACCCTGATTGGCTATGACAATGCGGAACAGGTTTATAATCCAAAAGTAACAACCGATCTTTCTTTTGGTTATGAATTCTGCAAAAACCTTAACCTGACTCTAGGAAGTAAAAATCTGTTCAACAGATATCCTACTTTACAAACTACTCAGGTGACCAGTGGAAATACGGAATCCGGTGGTATTTTTGATCCTGTACAAATGGGATTTGCCGGAAGACAGGTTTTCGCCAGACTTAATTTTAAGTTTTAA
- a CDS encoding bacteriocin-like protein → MKNVRKLTRKNLKEVAGGVAAACPSMFQSCDEWCRWSPWQKSHCILSEPCTECFE, encoded by the coding sequence ATGAAAAACGTAAGAAAATTAACCCGAAAGAATTTAAAAGAAGTAGCCGGAGGAGTGGCGGCAGCCTGCCCTTCTATGTTTCAGTCCTGTGATGAGTGGTGCAGATGGTCTCCCTGGCAGAAATCACACTGCATACTTTCTGAGCCCTGTACAGAATGTTTTGAATAA
- the rpmA gene encoding 50S ribosomal protein L27: protein MAHKKGVGSSKNGRESHSKRLGVKIFGGQAAIAGNIIVRQRGTQHHPGDNVGIGKDHTLFALVDGKVVFRKKANNRSFVSVEPNA from the coding sequence ATGGCACACAAGAAAGGAGTCGGTAGTTCCAAGAACGGTAGAGAGTCTCACTCTAAAAGATTAGGTGTGAAGATTTTCGGAGGACAAGCAGCTATTGCCGGAAATATTATTGTTAGACAAAGAGGTACTCAGCACCACCCAGGTGATAACGTGGGAATCGGTAAAGATCACACTTTGTTTGCATTAGTAGATGGTAAAGTTGTTTTCAGAAAGAAAGCTAACAACAGATCTTTCGTATCTGTAGAACCAAACGCATAA
- a CDS encoding acyltransferase family protein: MNRDLYIDFAKGLATLSIIFIHTAFWSGQFYIPAEVRVFSLVFDVALFYALSGITSGANIEKTLYRLLKLQITYMIFVTFLFFSDYFFKVFGLTFFSMEGLQSFYSTFGSKYSTTSISAYPQWENLGNWYLHQYTNADTFPVVMGSFWYLKVYYILTVFGVLILRFFPKHIHWFIGLCIALTLLFHIVPEYYPTGQVGYVAFYLAVFLTGHKMRGKKIPAKVIPVLYGLVGAALIGMFWYYGADIFYKINKNKFPPKIPYIIWTLFSLTTLFVLYNRLKITKENFITHIGKNAIFFYFAQGISSSLVYFLVVPLKENMPWWLLMILIYGINIVLAFIISAGLKKADASGWKILEFLRRKTAS, from the coding sequence ATGAACAGAGATCTCTATATTGATTTCGCCAAAGGACTGGCAACACTTTCCATCATATTTATCCATACGGCTTTCTGGTCTGGACAGTTTTACATTCCCGCGGAAGTAAGGGTTTTCTCTCTGGTTTTTGATGTCGCTCTCTTTTATGCATTGAGTGGTATTACTTCCGGAGCCAATATTGAAAAAACATTGTACCGCCTTCTGAAGCTGCAGATCACTTATATGATTTTTGTAACCTTCCTGTTCTTTTCAGATTACTTCTTTAAAGTGTTTGGACTCACCTTCTTTTCCATGGAAGGGCTCCAAAGTTTTTATTCAACATTCGGTTCCAAATATTCTACCACCAGTATTTCAGCCTATCCCCAATGGGAAAACCTGGGAAACTGGTATCTTCATCAGTACACCAATGCCGATACTTTTCCGGTGGTGATGGGAAGTTTCTGGTATCTTAAAGTATACTATATCCTTACTGTTTTCGGGGTGCTTATTTTAAGATTTTTCCCAAAGCATATTCATTGGTTCATCGGACTCTGTATAGCCTTAACCTTATTATTCCATATTGTCCCGGAATATTATCCAACAGGGCAGGTAGGATACGTAGCCTTCTACCTTGCCGTATTCTTAACAGGCCACAAAATGCGCGGGAAAAAGATTCCGGCCAAAGTAATTCCTGTATTATACGGACTTGTGGGGGCAGCACTGATAGGGATGTTCTGGTACTACGGGGCAGATATCTTTTATAAAATCAATAAAAATAAATTCCCGCCGAAAATTCCTTACATCATTTGGACATTATTCTCTCTGACAACCTTATTTGTTCTTTACAACCGGTTGAAAATTACAAAAGAAAACTTCATTACCCATATCGGAAAGAATGCAATATTTTTCTACTTTGCGCAGGGAATCAGCTCATCACTGGTCTATTTCCTGGTCGTTCCGCTAAAAGAAAATATGCCGTGGTGGCTTTTGATGATACTCATTTATGGGATAAATATCGTATTAGCTTTCATCATTTCTGCCGGATTGAAGAAAGCAGATGCTTCAGGCTGGAAGATTCTTGAATTCTTAAGGAGAAAGACCGCATCTTAA
- the miaE gene encoding tRNA-(ms[2]io[6]A)-hydroxylase: MFKLKLPTDPRWANIAEGNIGEILTDHAWCEQKAATNAIGLITMLPEYPEIVTELLAIAQEELDHFNQVHEIIKKRGFAFGRARKDDYVNELAKFIVQGSREDLIVDKMLFAAMIEARSCERFKVLTENIKDEELKVFYKELMISEANHYTTFIGFARQLGDPEKVNKRWEEWLEYEASIIKSYGNKETIHG, encoded by the coding sequence ATGTTTAAGTTGAAACTTCCTACCGATCCAAGGTGGGCAAATATTGCAGAAGGAAACATTGGAGAAATTTTAACGGATCATGCCTGGTGCGAGCAAAAAGCTGCTACCAATGCCATAGGGCTGATTACAATGCTTCCGGAATACCCTGAGATTGTGACTGAACTTCTTGCCATTGCACAGGAAGAACTGGATCACTTCAATCAGGTTCATGAAATCATTAAGAAAAGAGGATTTGCTTTCGGAAGAGCAAGAAAAGATGATTATGTGAATGAACTGGCGAAATTTATTGTGCAGGGAAGCAGAGAAGACCTCATCGTAGACAAAATGCTTTTTGCAGCTATGATTGAAGCCAGAAGCTGTGAAAGATTCAAAGTTCTTACAGAAAACATTAAAGATGAAGAACTCAAAGTTTTCTACAAAGAGCTTATGATTTCCGAAGCCAATCATTATACGACCTTCATAGGATTTGCAAGACAGCTGGGAGATCCGGAAAAGGTAAATAAACGTTGGGAAGAATGGCTGGAATATGAAGCCAGCATTATAAAATCCTACGGAAATAAAGAAACCATTCATGGTTAA
- a CDS encoding neutral zinc metallopeptidase — protein MKRNFNLCLLAGAIAVSSLTACSDDPTDSNVQPQPETLSAKIDQPGDLEKICSYVDNNWSSNSVLVTGLQNSTDTNFMNAQMTKIASMWGRSNPLLRFVNDPTNFNSTYNAISYGNGRIYYGYAIYYDAKAKGGDIVNAMILAHEYGHQLQYIFNLPSVSESTYRPNELEADGFAGYYLRRPNGYNKTNFSEIAAAYEFAQSIGDYQTTSVNHHGTPAQRRSAVRLGFLLGQYDLTASNFDYNFFYYYQGVLNGTYKMAKNKVNPEIDAYMSQYIDELRKIQSGEISAEEFKHLQ, from the coding sequence ATGAAAAGAAACTTTAATCTCTGCTTACTAGCAGGTGCCATTGCTGTATCTTCATTGACAGCATGTAGTGATGACCCAACGGACAGCAATGTTCAGCCTCAGCCAGAAACACTTAGCGCAAAAATTGATCAGCCGGGAGATCTGGAAAAAATCTGCTCTTACGTAGACAACAACTGGAGCAGTAATTCGGTTTTAGTAACCGGCCTTCAAAACTCCACAGACACCAATTTTATGAATGCCCAAATGACTAAAATTGCAAGCATGTGGGGAAGAAGCAACCCTCTTCTTCGCTTCGTAAATGATCCTACCAATTTTAATTCTACTTACAATGCCATCTCTTACGGCAACGGAAGAATTTATTATGGGTATGCCATTTATTATGATGCAAAAGCAAAAGGTGGTGACATTGTGAATGCAATGATCCTTGCTCATGAGTACGGGCATCAGCTGCAGTACATCTTCAATCTTCCTTCTGTATCAGAATCAACCTACAGGCCGAACGAGCTTGAAGCGGATGGTTTTGCAGGATATTACCTGAGAAGACCTAACGGTTATAACAAAACCAACTTCTCTGAGATCGCGGCGGCTTACGAGTTTGCCCAAAGTATCGGAGATTACCAGACCACGAGTGTAAATCACCACGGAACGCCTGCTCAAAGAAGATCTGCGGTCCGTTTAGGATTCCTTTTGGGACAGTATGACCTTACTGCTTCAAATTTCGATTATAACTTCTTCTATTATTACCAGGGAGTTTTAAACGGCACTTATAAGATGGCGAAAAACAAAGTAAATCCTGAAATTGACGCATATATGAGTCAATACATTGATGAGCTTAGAAAAATTCAGTCCGGAGAAATTTCGGCAGAAGAATTTAAACATCTCCAATAA
- a CDS encoding pyridoxal phosphate-dependent aminotransferase, whose translation MFSNNDINFEALKRKAYNGRWATLEDGIIPLTAADPDFRTAPEIEQGIIEYLKDGYLSYGPFSGLPEFKKSVADHFNQEKHGNFSPENVLAVNSAAQGMFLIASYVLNPGDEAIILDPVDFLFKKSVETAGGKVMLCPVDPSTGAIDFEKLVSLINPRTKLISICNPHNPLGKVYSKEVLIKVAEIASAHDLWVMSDEIWSDIIYDQKEFHTYSSVSDKAKRKSFTVYGFSKSFGVAGLRIGAILCNDQNILDDFTEKSNFNSTIEGVSTLSQIAGSVALEKAKPWYKEFLAHLQRNRDLAFRLLSRSEIVTPNLPEATFVLFPKIENGMSSDEFAQHVLKQGKVAIVPGSERWFGKGAEGHIRICFSTSQEILEEGINRLITSFLH comes from the coding sequence ATGTTCAGCAATAACGATATCAACTTTGAAGCACTGAAAAGAAAGGCCTACAACGGAAGATGGGCAACCCTGGAAGACGGAATCATTCCCCTTACAGCCGCTGACCCTGATTTCAGAACGGCTCCTGAAATAGAACAGGGCATTATTGAGTACCTGAAAGACGGCTACCTCAGCTACGGGCCTTTTTCCGGACTGCCGGAGTTTAAGAAAAGCGTTGCAGATCACTTTAATCAGGAAAAACATGGAAATTTCTCACCGGAAAACGTGCTGGCTGTCAATAGTGCTGCCCAGGGGATGTTTCTGATCGCCTCATATGTCCTCAACCCCGGAGATGAAGCTATTATTCTGGATCCTGTAGATTTTCTTTTTAAAAAATCCGTAGAGACAGCAGGCGGAAAAGTAATGCTTTGCCCTGTTGATCCCTCTACAGGAGCAATTGATTTTGAAAAACTGGTTTCACTGATTAATCCCAGGACTAAGCTTATCAGTATATGTAATCCGCACAATCCGCTTGGAAAAGTTTATTCCAAAGAGGTTTTGATCAAAGTGGCAGAAATAGCGTCTGCTCACGACCTTTGGGTAATGAGCGATGAAATCTGGAGTGATATTATTTATGATCAAAAAGAATTTCACACCTATTCTTCTGTTTCAGATAAGGCGAAGAGAAAGAGCTTTACCGTGTATGGATTTTCAAAATCGTTTGGGGTTGCCGGGTTGAGAATTGGCGCGATACTGTGTAATGATCAGAATATTCTTGACGATTTTACAGAAAAGTCTAATTTCAATTCTACCATAGAAGGAGTTTCTACCTTGTCGCAGATTGCCGGAAGCGTAGCCCTGGAGAAAGCAAAACCCTGGTACAAAGAATTTTTAGCTCATTTGCAGCGTAACAGAGACCTTGCTTTCAGATTATTAAGCCGCTCAGAAATTGTAACGCCTAATCTGCCTGAAGCTACTTTTGTACTCTTTCCAAAGATTGAAAACGGAATGAGCAGTGACGAATTTGCCCAACATGTTCTGAAACAAGGTAAAGTAGCCATCGTTCCGGGATCAGAAAGATGGTTTGGAAAAGGAGCGGAAGGGCATATCAGAATTTGTTTTTCTACCTCACAGGAAATTTTAGAAGAAGGAATTAACCGGCTCATTACAAGTTTTTTGCATTAA
- a CDS encoding FAD-dependent monooxygenase: MKKIAVVGAGISGLSMANYLEKYKIDYHIYERRKKNDLSGHGFLIPKEGMDYLYQIIAPDLLVKNGNFLKKYTQYSRTGKILAEKDLDNVFAISRHSLINLLAQNISPEKITYEETIIADEQQKGKLQLSDGITVDADIAVISDGSRSRIRKHFFMDETMTRVRESEVVNIIQNKEISDSIEKDFIKFHHEDGGLTFGVLKLSDDTVLWYSQFDNQKYMINECSAENLRKYMLDVFENWHPLIPEIIQKSDYTNVHLWNVYELEKLNAFYKDNFVFIGDAAHPLIPFTSQGVTSALKDAFSLTKYLVEEDNIQQAFSKYEAERKPEIETHIHNGRTLLSQFLLPLNQQTENIIPISYK; encoded by the coding sequence ATGAAGAAAATTGCGGTCGTGGGCGCCGGCATCTCCGGCTTAAGCATGGCGAATTACTTAGAAAAATACAAGATTGATTATCACATTTATGAACGAAGAAAAAAGAACGATCTGTCAGGCCACGGCTTTCTCATTCCGAAGGAGGGTATGGATTATCTTTATCAGATCATAGCTCCTGATCTTCTTGTCAAAAATGGAAATTTTCTGAAAAAATATACACAGTATTCCCGTACAGGCAAGATTTTAGCAGAAAAGGATCTGGACAATGTTTTTGCCATTTCAAGACATTCATTGATCAACCTGTTAGCTCAAAACATTTCTCCGGAAAAAATCACCTATGAAGAAACCATCATTGCCGATGAGCAGCAAAAAGGAAAACTTCAACTTTCTGATGGAATAACGGTTGATGCTGATATTGCTGTCATTTCAGACGGTTCCAGAAGCAGAATCAGAAAACACTTTTTTATGGATGAAACCATGACCAGGGTTAGGGAAAGTGAAGTCGTGAATATTATTCAGAATAAAGAAATTTCAGATTCTATTGAAAAAGATTTTATAAAATTTCATCATGAAGATGGCGGCCTGACTTTCGGAGTCCTGAAACTTTCTGATGATACTGTCCTCTGGTACTCGCAGTTTGATAACCAAAAATATATGATTAATGAATGTTCTGCCGAGAACTTAAGGAAATACATGCTTGACGTTTTTGAGAACTGGCATCCCTTAATCCCGGAAATTATTCAGAAATCAGATTATACCAATGTACATCTATGGAATGTTTATGAGCTGGAAAAACTCAACGCTTTTTACAAAGACAACTTCGTATTCATTGGGGATGCAGCCCATCCGTTAATTCCATTTACCAGCCAGGGAGTAACTTCCGCTCTGAAAGACGCTTTCTCATTAACGAAATATTTAGTTGAAGAAGACAATATCCAGCAGGCTTTCAGTAAATATGAAGCAGAGAGAAAGCCTGAAATAGAAACTCACATTCACAACGGAAGAACATTGCTTAGCCAGTTTCTGCTCCCGTTAAACCAACAAACAGAAAATATTATTCCCATATCCTATAAATAA
- the rplU gene encoding 50S ribosomal protein L21, with product MFAIVEIAGLQYKVEQDQKLFVNRLKGDKGGKVSFDKVLLTVNGSITVGAPAVNGITVEAEILDHVKADKVIVFKKKRRKGYKVKNGHRQSLTQIVITGITGFEGGAKKAAAKKETVKGEVLSDNATVNFGEDHELNYHLKKNNLSQSKENRETLITLGKAVKVELEKNILTHEEVDAAIIKNIDQFKALNK from the coding sequence ATGTTTGCAATTGTAGAAATAGCAGGGCTTCAATACAAAGTTGAGCAAGACCAGAAGTTGTTTGTAAACCGTTTAAAAGGAGATAAAGGAGGAAAAGTTTCTTTCGATAAAGTTCTTCTTACTGTAAACGGTTCAATCACTGTAGGCGCCCCAGCTGTAAACGGAATCACTGTAGAAGCAGAGATCCTTGACCACGTTAAAGCTGATAAAGTAATCGTTTTCAAAAAGAAAAGAAGAAAAGGTTACAAAGTGAAAAACGGTCACAGACAATCTTTAACTCAAATTGTAATCACAGGTATTACAGGTTTTGAGGGTGGTGCTAAAAAAGCGGCTGCTAAAAAAGAAACTGTGAAAGGTGAAGTTCTTTCTGACAACGCAACGGTTAACTTTGGTGAAGATCACGAACTGAACTATCACTTGAAGAAAAACAACCTGTCTCAGTCTAAAGAGAATAGAGAAACTTTAATTACTTTAGGTAAAGCGGTTAAAGTGGAATTAGAAAAAAATATTCTTACTCATGAAGAAGTAGATGCTGCTATCATTAAGAATATTGATCAATTTAAAGCACTTAATAAATAA
- a CDS encoding DUF502 domain-containing protein: MKKPSFENIANLFLKNFFQGLVIIGPIGLTIFVIWYIVSAIDNLVPSLAKQIPGLVFVSTILFTAILGYLGNKFVVGRFFFDTMDSLLEKTPGVKHIYTPTKDVMSSFVGDKKKFNDPVWVKTNENPEIWRIGFLTQKEMSDVDKHNYVAVYLPHSYAISGWVIVTEEKNIKPVVGMTAASAMKFAVSGGVAGFHSDENIFKAPE; the protein is encoded by the coding sequence TTGAAGAAGCCAAGCTTTGAAAATATCGCCAATTTATTCCTGAAAAACTTTTTCCAGGGATTAGTTATCATTGGTCCTATCGGGCTTACCATTTTTGTGATCTGGTATATTGTAAGTGCGATTGACAATCTTGTGCCTTCACTTGCTAAACAGATTCCGGGGCTTGTTTTTGTCTCTACCATCCTGTTTACCGCTATTTTAGGATATTTAGGAAATAAGTTCGTGGTCGGAAGATTCTTTTTCGATACCATGGACAGCTTACTGGAGAAAACTCCGGGAGTAAAGCATATTTATACTCCTACGAAAGACGTAATGTCATCCTTCGTAGGCGACAAGAAAAAATTCAACGATCCTGTATGGGTAAAAACCAATGAGAATCCGGAAATCTGGAGAATCGGCTTTTTAACCCAAAAAGAAATGTCAGACGTTGACAAGCATAATTACGTTGCGGTATATCTTCCCCACTCGTATGCCATCTCGGGCTGGGTAATTGTTACTGAAGAAAAAAACATCAAACCTGTAGTGGGAATGACAGCAGCTTCTGCCATGAAGTTTGCCGTAAGCGGCGGTGTAGCCGGATTCCATTCTGATGAAAATATATTTAAGGCTCCGGAATAA
- a CDS encoding tryptophanase, with translation MNLPYAEPFRIKMVEEIYQSTREEREQWLKEANYNLFNLRSSHVYIDLLTDSGTGAMSDKQWAALMTGDESYAGSRSFEQLQKTVERITGFKYLLPTHQGRAAENVLFSVLVKEGDVVPGNSHFDTTKGHIEFRKAHAVDCTIDEAFDINDLHPFKGNINLEKLEEVYKSHPKENIPFCLITITCNSSGGQPVSLDNMKAVKALSDQYGIPVFFDSARFAENAYFIKKREAGQENRSIKDICKEIFSYGDGMTMSSKKDGLVNIGGFIALNNEEVFRKASNFTIIYEGFITYGGMAGRDMAALAVGLDEATEFAYLESRISQVEYLGNKLIEYGIPVQKPIGGHAVFIDSLNFLPNVSREEYPAQTLGLEIYKEAGIRTVEIGTLLADRDPATRENRYPKLELVRLAIPRRTYTNNHMDYIAAAIKNVYERREEIAKGYRITWEPEILRHFTVQLEKA, from the coding sequence ATGAATTTACCGTACGCGGAACCTTTCCGCATTAAAATGGTGGAAGAAATCTATCAGTCTACCAGAGAAGAAAGAGAACAATGGCTTAAAGAAGCTAATTATAACCTTTTCAATTTAAGATCTTCACATGTTTATATTGACCTGCTTACTGATTCCGGAACCGGAGCTATGTCTGATAAGCAATGGGCAGCTTTGATGACCGGAGACGAAAGCTACGCAGGATCCCGCTCATTTGAACAATTACAGAAAACGGTTGAAAGAATCACCGGATTCAAATATTTATTACCTACACACCAGGGAAGGGCAGCTGAAAACGTTCTTTTCTCAGTATTGGTAAAAGAAGGAGATGTAGTTCCCGGAAACTCGCATTTTGATACCACAAAAGGCCACATCGAATTCAGAAAGGCACACGCTGTTGACTGTACGATTGATGAAGCTTTTGATATTAATGACCTTCACCCTTTCAAGGGAAACATCAACCTTGAAAAACTGGAAGAAGTTTACAAAAGTCATCCTAAAGAAAACATCCCATTCTGTTTAATCACCATTACCTGTAATTCTTCAGGAGGCCAGCCTGTTTCTCTGGACAATATGAAAGCGGTAAAAGCGCTTTCTGACCAATATGGAATCCCTGTATTTTTTGATTCAGCAAGATTTGCAGAGAATGCTTACTTCATCAAAAAAAGAGAAGCAGGACAGGAAAACAGAAGCATTAAAGACATCTGTAAAGAAATTTTCTCTTACGGAGACGGAATGACCATGAGCTCTAAAAAAGATGGATTGGTCAACATCGGTGGATTCATTGCTTTGAATAATGAAGAGGTTTTCAGAAAAGCATCCAATTTTACCATTATTTACGAAGGATTCATCACCTATGGAGGAATGGCCGGAAGAGATATGGCGGCACTGGCCGTGGGTCTGGATGAAGCGACTGAATTCGCCTACCTTGAGAGCAGAATCTCCCAGGTTGAATATCTGGGTAATAAACTGATTGAATATGGAATCCCTGTTCAGAAACCCATCGGAGGGCATGCTGTATTCATCGATTCTTTAAACTTCCTTCCCAATGTTTCCCGTGAAGAATACCCGGCACAGACTTTAGGACTGGAAATTTATAAGGAAGCAGGAATCAGAACTGTAGAAATCGGAACATTACTGGCTGACAGAGATCCTGCTACCAGAGAAAACCGTTATCCGAAATTAGAATTGGTACGTCTGGCAATTCCCAGAAGAACCTATACCAATAACCACATGGATTATATTGCTGCCGCTATTAAAAATGTATATGAAAGACGTGAAGAAATAGCAAAAGGATACAGGATTACCTGGGAACCGGAAATCTTAAGACACTTTACTGTTCAGCTTGAGAAAGCTTAA